Genomic segment of Caproiciproducens sp. NJN-50:
CCTCCGGCGCCGGCGCCGCGGCCGTTTCCATCGTCCGGCTGCTGCTGTCCGCCGGTTTCCGGGACATCACGATGTGCGACCGGTCCGGAGCGATTTACAAGGGCAGGGAAAAGGGAATGAACTGGATCAAGGAAGAGATGGCCGGAATCACCAATCCGGACCGCAGGGCCGGCTCCCTGGCCGACATGCTGAAGGGGGCGGACGTATTCATCGGCGTGTCCGCCCCCGGCCTCGTCACTGCGGAAATGGTCAAAACCATGAACCGGGACGCCGTCATCTTCGCCTGTGCCAACCCCACGCCGGAAATTTTCCCCGACGAGGCGAAAGCGGGCGGCGCGCGGGTCGTTTCGACCGGCCGCAGCGACTTCCCGAACCAGATCAACAACGTCCTTGCTTTCCCCGGCATTTTCCGGGGCGCGCTGGATGTCCGGGCTTCCGACATCAATGAAAAAATGAAGCTCGCGGCGGCGGATGCGCTGTCCGGGCTGGTTGGGGAGAAAGAGCTGAAAGCGGACTATATCATTCCTCAGGCGTTTGATCCGAGAGTGAAGGACGCGGTCTCAAGGGCGGTCGCAAAGGCCGCGAGGGAGTCCGGGGCGGCCGGAAGGTAGCCGTTCATGCAGACGGTTCCATTTCGCCGAAGGAAGGCTTTGTCGGACCTTGAGTCTTTTGAGGAATCATTTTGATGAACTGATTCAGTGTCAGGCTTCTTCTGTTCTTTTTGTCGTAGACGATGGCGAAAGTCCGCACGGCCCTTTGCGAATTGATCGAATAGTAAACGGGCCGCTGGTCGTGCGGGCATAAGGACTCAATCGCAATCGGAAGAAAGCCGACCCCCATTCCCTGTGTAATCATCGCGTTAATTGCTTCGCAGCTTTGCGTTTCAAAGACGATGTTGGGGGAAAATCCGGCTTCCCGGCAGAGCTGCAGGCTTGCTTTTCGCATCCTCCGGCCCGGCTTATACATAATGTACGGCTCGTCTTTAAAAAGGGCAAGGTCTATGGGCGGATTCTTTTTCCCGCCTTCGCCGGAGCCAAGACGGGTCGACCAGTGGCAAGGGGGAACGGCCAAAACGATTTTTTCTTTGAAAATAGGTACGAAAGATAAAGAGGGAACCGTCAGAGGCAGAGTCATAATACAAAGATCGAGTTTCCCCGCTTTCACCAGCTGCTCCAGTTCGTAGGTGTAATTTTCAATGACGCGGATATCAATGTCGGAATACTGCTTCTTAAATTCCGGAAGAATTTGCGAAAGGTAATATTTTTCATAAAACGGCGATACGCCGATGGAAAGCTTCTGGTTTTTCAACTGATCCGTTTCCTGAACGTTTCTTTTCATTTGCTTTGTCAGTTCCAGTATTTTCTTTCCATCCCTGCAGAAAGTTTCCCCCGCGGGCGTCAAGGCAACCTGGTGATGGCTGCGCTGAAACAGGCAGGTGCCCAGCTCGTGTTCCAGGCGCTGAATCGATTGGCTGAGCGCCGGCTGACTGACGAATAGATTGTTGGCCGCCTGCGTGAAATTTTTTGTTTCAGCGACATTTAAGACGTATAGAATATCTCGAAATTCCATATGAAATTTCTCCTTTCCAATAAGCCGCAGCCGAAATCTCGATGAAAAAGAACTTTCATAAAAACGAATCGTTTTGCGAATTGCTTGGCGAAATATTCGGTCATCATCAGGCGGGTAAAAATTCATCCGGTGATCAAAGCGAGTTTAATAAATTCTATCAGTGTTTAAAATTATTTATATTTTATAATGAACCTCTTTTCGAATTCTGTCTAATATGAATCATTTTATATATTTTTAATTCCGTACTTTGATTCAAAGGTGGGATAATCATTTTGAAAACAATTCAATTGCCGTATGGCAGATCAACGCTTGACCTTCACGTGGAAGAGCGGAATCTTGCGGCGGTCATAACGGCGCCGATGCACGGGTTTCGCGCGGAGAAAAGCGAACGGGAAATCATCCGCGACGCGCTGGACCATCCGATTGGTTCAAGGAGCCTGCGCGAACTGGCGGAAGGAAAGAAGAAAGTGGTGATCGTCACCAGCGACCATACGAGGGCGGTGCCCAGCAAAATCACTTTGCCGATTCTTCTTTCCGAGATCCGCGCGGGCAATCCGGAGGCCGATATCACAATCCTCATCGCGACCGGCCTGCACAGGCCCACAACAGAGGAAGAGCAGAGAAAAATGTTCGGCGATGAAATCGTGGACCATGAAAAGATCACCGTCAACAACGCGTTTCAGCCCGGCGATTTCGTGTCCGTGCGCAAGCTTCCGTCCGGCGCCGATTTTAAGGTCCATCACCTCGCGGCCGAATGCGATCTGCTCGTGACGGAAGGCTTTATCGAACCGCATTTCTTCGCCGGGTTTTCCGGAGGGCGCAAAAGCATTCTGCCGGGCATCTGCTCTCAGGAAACCGTCAACGAGAACCACAGCTTTCAGGCGATCGCAAGCCCCTGCGCCAAGGCGGGTGTGCTGGAGCGCAACCCTATCCACGAAGACATGGTCTGCGCGGCGCGCGCGGTCAACGTCCAGTTCATTCTGAACGTCGCGCTGGACGGTGAGAAAAAGGTCATCGCGGCGTTTGCGGGCGACCTGGAGCAGGCTCATGAAAAAGGCTGCGATTTCATCCGGAAGCTTTCTCAGTGTCCGGCCGTCACGGGGGATATCGTCGTCACAAGCAACGGCGGGTATCCTCTGGACCAGAACCTGTACCAGGCCCCGAAGGCCGTCGCGACCGCCGAGGCCTGCGCCGAGGAAGACGGAGTCATTGTCATGTGCGCCTCCTGCGTCGACGGCATGGGCGGCACCCATTTTGAAAAATTGATCGTTTCCGGAACCGCGGAAGAAATCGAGGACCGCCTTTCGAAAATCCCGCCGAAGGAGACCATCCCCGAACAGTGGTGTGCGCAGATTTATGCCCGCATCCTGAAAAAGCATAAAATCATTCTTGTCACCACCTATCTGGACCATAACCTGGTCCGGAAGGCCAACATGATCCCGGCCTCCAGCCCGGACGAAGCGCTCGCCATCGCGTACGGCATCAAGGGGAAGGACGCAAGGGTTGTGGTCATTCCGGACGGCGTTTCCGTGCTGGCGGTCAAGTGACAATACCGCGAAGGGGGAATCTGAAATGAGCGTGAAGCTGGCTTTGAAAATCAACGACCGGGACAACGTGGCGACAATTTTTGCCGATGGAATCGTTTCAGGCAGCGAGGTGGAGGTGCGCGACAAACAGGGAAATGCCGAACGAATCAAGGTCGGGGGCGACATCCCCTACGGCCACAAAATCGCGCTGAAGGACATCCATCCGGGCGAGAAAATTTTTAAGTACGGCGAAGAGATCGGGGTTGCGACCAAAGAAATTGAAAAGGGAGAGTATGTCCACGTCCACAATCTGGACAGCATGCGGGGACGCGGCGACCTGGAAGGAGAAGCGGTCAAATGAAGTTTATGGGATATGTGAGGCCGGACGGCAGAGTCGGCGCGAGAAATCATGTGGCCGTCATCCCGAGCGTGATCTGCGCCAACGACGTGGCGCAGGCCGTCGTCGGCCAGGTGCAGGGCACGGTCGGCTTTTTCCACCATCAGGGATGCTGCCAGCTTCCCCCGGACCTTGAACGCGTCACGGATACCCTGATCGGTCTGGGGTGCAGCCCGAACGTCGGCGCGGTGCTGATCGTCAGCCTCGGGTGCGAGGGCACCGACCATGAGCGGATGATGGAAACCATCGCCAAGACAGGCAAGCCGGTCAAGATCATCCGGATTCAGGAGCTCGGCGGGGCGAGCCGCGCGATTCAGGCCGGAATCGACGCGGCACAGGAACTGGCCGGGCGGATTTCCGGGCTGCAGCGCGAACCGGCCGATCTGTCCAATGCGGTCATGGCAATCAAATGCGGCGCCTCCGACACGACGAGCGGAATGGCCTCCAACTGCGTGGTCGGCTATGTCGCGGATAAAATGGTGGACCTCGGCGCGACCGTAGTCTTTGGGGAAACGACCGAGTTCATCGGCGCGGAGCATATTCTGGCCCGCAGGGCCGTCAACAGGGAAGTGGCCGACAGGATTTATGAAATCGTCGACCGAATGGAAACGAGGGCGAAGTCCCTCGGCTGCGACATGAGAAAAGGGCAGCCGACCCCGGGAAACATCGCCGGTGGATTATCCTCCATCGAGGAAAAGTCTCTGGGAGCCATCGTCAAGTCCGGGAACAGGCCGATTCAGGGCGTTCTGGAATATCCGGAAATGGTGACGACGCAGAAGGGCCTGTGGATCAAGGACACCCCGGGCCGCGAACCGGAGATCCTCACGGGGATGGCCTGCACGGGGGCGCAGTTCATGATGTTTTCCACCGGGCGCGGGGCGCCGCAGGGCTTTCCAAGCATGCCGGTCGTCAAAATCTGCGGCAACCCGAACACCTACGAGCGCATGAGCCATGACATGGACCTGAACGCCGGCCTGATTATCAAAGGCGAAAAAACCATCGAGCAGGTCGGGGAGGAAGCTTTTCAGAAGGCCCTTTGCGTTCTGAACGGTGAAATGACAAAAAACGAAGCGATCAGATATTTCAATTCCATCGACATCCACACGCTGGGGCCCGTGATCTGAGCCGCCCGGAAAGCTGAAAATGGCACTATGCGAGAAAAACAGTGTGGGCCATCCCTTTGGAGATGGCCCACACTGTTTTTGATAAGTTGATTTCCTGCCGCGCCGCGGAGGAATCAAAGGGGATTTCGACCGCTACTTTCCCGCAAGCCGGGCCCCCATTTCAAACGCTTTCCGGCAATCGATGGGGAACTGTTCCGCTCTTACCTGAGCCTTGTGCTTTTCGTTGAACATGGAAGCCTCATAGAGGGAATAATCGTCAAACTGATAGGTGTCGTTGCTGACGAGAATTTCCGAGGGACCGCCCAAACGTTCCAAAAGGGATTGATAATGGTCGAACAGCGCGCGGTATCCGAGCTTCTCCATTGCGTCCGCCGGAACGTTCATCGTGTAGATGAACGCGGACGAAATCTTTCCCGGGAAAGTGCAGCGTTCCCCGATGTTGTAGGTCATGCTCGAAAACAGCAGGCGCTCAAGAAAAGAGAGCATTTCTCCGGTGATATTTGAAAAATAGATCGGCGTGCCCAGCAAGAGGACGTCGCAGCGGGTGATTTTTTCCAGAACGTCCGTCAGTTCGTCCCGCATGGCGCAGTGCCCTGGGATACCGTCTTTTCGTTTGCAGGCAAAGCAGCTGGTGCAACCCCTGTATTTCAGGTCATACAGGTGAATCAATTCTGTTTCGGCCCCGGCGGAAGCCGCGCCGTCCAGCGCTTTCTGAAGTAGGGTCGCCGTGTTCCAGCTTTTTCTCGGACTCCCGTTTACAGCAATCACTTTCATGAAAATCATCCTTTCCTGTTCCGTTTATCCAAAATGAACCTGCCGTCCGTTGACCGGCCCGGCAAACCTTTTTTCAGCCGTCACCTGACGATATGGACCGTATTCGGCTTGCGCGCCGGCGGTGCGGATGCCTTGCCGATCTGCCCGATTGCGGCCGCCGAGCAAATGGTGTGCTCTTTCGGGATGCCCAGCTCAAAGAGATAAATCCGAACGCCCGGGTCGTCCCTCAGCCAGTGAAGCTGGTTGAGATAGCAGCTGCCCAGTCCCATCGACTGCGCCGCAAGAAAGATGTTTTCAAGGCCGAGCGAACAGTCGGCCATCGCGTTTTCGTAGTCCGGCTTGTTCGAGGCGATGATGACGGTGGGCGCATGGTAGTAAAAATTGTAGCTTTCCTTTTGCGAAGCGGTTTTGGCTGCAAGCTTGCCGGGGTAGCTGTCATCCGGCGCCCAATGCCGGAAGCCCTCGCGCACCAGTTCATTGAGCCTTAGAAGAGCTTCCCTGTCCTGGACGGCGGTGAACAGCCAGCTCTGGTTGTTGCCCCCGCTTGGAGCCCAAACCGCGGCGTCGAGCAGTGTTTCAAGCTGCTCCGTTCCGATCTGCTCCCCGGTGAAACTGCGGGTGCTCCGGCGCGAATGGATCGCGTCCAGCACTTCGTTTTGAATCATGGCGTTTCCTCCTGTTCTGCGTTTGGCTTCCTTCCCGCGGCGCGGCTCTTTTCCCGGCGAGAGCTTTTCAGCCGGAACGTTTGGCGGAAAGAAGGTGACTTTGCAAAGTGATGCGCGGCGCTTTACATTTGCCGTGCGATTGATTATACTCAAGTATAGGATGCAAGGGACAAATTAACAAGTACGCACATTTTTGTGCCTTAAATCAGGAGGCAGTATGGGAAAGGAATGCGGAAAGTCAAAGACGGTCCACGCAAAGAAATGCGCGGTCACGCGGGCGCTGGAGGTCATTGGCGGCAAGTGGCGGCTGCCGATCATTTGGGAGCTGTCCGCTCAGGAAAGCATGCGCTATAACGAGCTCAGGCGGCATCTGGACGGAATCACGAACATTATGCTGACCAGGGCGCTGCAGGGACTCGAAAAGAACGGGCTGGTCCAGCGGGTGGAACTGGAACGGATCCCTCCCCATGTGGAATACTCTCTAACCGAAAGCTGCAAGCAGCTGCTTCCGGCGCTGGAGATCATCAACGAGTGGGGAAAGAGCCGGATGCTCGACGCCGGATGTGAGGAGACCGGCTCGGACAAAAATTTAATTCATACAGATATAAAATAAGAAGACAGGAATGAGCAGAAATATGATGAATGAAAAAGAGATCGCAGAAATCCGCCGCCGTTTTCGTCCGGATAAGAGCAACATCAATCGAATTCGGGGCTGTTACGTCAATGACCAGAAGGAAATCGTCTCTGAGTTCCGCCAGTCTCTCGGGCTGATGCCTCAGGAAGAGAGCGAAGAACTGTTGACGATTCTGAAAAAGACCCTGTCCGGCGCTGTCGGAAAGAATCTGATCGATATCGAGTTCACGACTCAGCAGGTGCTGGAAGGCGGGGAACACAAGCTGCTGATGCGGCTCAGGGATTCCTCTCTGGAAGATGACGCCGCCGTTCGTCAGTTCTATGAAAATGCGATTCAAACGCTCGACGTGGAGGGCAATTACCTCATTCTCTTAGCTTACGACAAATATGACGTGCCTTTCTATTCAAAGGACGGAGAAAAACAGGAGGATTCGTCGGAAGTGTTTTCGTACTTCCTGTGCAGCATTTGTCCCGTGAAGATGTTAAAGCCTTCGCTGGGCTTTTATGTATCCGAAAATGAATTCCGCAACATTACATCGGATTGGATCGTATCGCCTCCCGAACTTGGGTTTATGTTTCCGGCTTTCAGCGATCGCAGCGCCAATCTGTATAATGCTGTCTATTACACCCGCAACCTTGCGGAAAACCATAAGGAATTCGTGGAAGCTGTGTTCAAAAGCGAAATTCCCATGCCCGCTGCCGCCCAGAAGGAAACATTCGAATCCATTTTGGGCGATGCGGTTGCTGACGACTGCAGCATCGACGTGGTGCAGACAGTCCATGAACAGTTGTCCGAAATGATCGAGGAGCACAAAGCGAACAAAGAAGATCCATTGTTGATTTCCAAAGAAACAGTAAAGGGAATTCTGCAGTCCTGTGGTGTTTCGGATTCCCATATGGCCCAATTTGGCGAAAAGTACGATTCCGAATTCGGTGCCGGCACGGAAGTCTGTCCGCAGAATATTATCGATCATAAACAATTCGAGATTCGAACCCCCGACGTCACGGTCCGCGTGAACCCGGAGCGAAGCGACCTGGTGGAAACAAGAGTCATTGATGGCACGAAATACATCCTGATTCGTGCGGATGAGGGCATTGAGGTAAACGGCGTGAATATAAATATTTCATAACGGCGCGTTTCCTTTCCGGCATCCTGCGCAGTCTGTAGATATCGGTACATCGATAGACTTCCTATCGCGATATTCTGCGAGTGTCCGGCTGCTCGGATACAAGCCTAATCTCCTGCGTACTTTATAAATTGATTCTGCAATCAGAATTCCAGTTTCATGCGAAGTTTCAGAGAGCCATCTGAACTTCGCATTTTTCGTGCATAAATAAAAAAATGCCCTCGCTCGTACATGCCCCCGGACGGGCATGCCTTAGAACCGGAGAGGGATCATTCTCATATTTTGTACTGATGCTTTTCTGAGGCGGCCCAATTGGCCGGAAGGCACAATTCTGTGAATCGCGGTATATCTTCGTATAAAGGAGGTCCTTCTTTTTGAACTATAATCTCTGCGGCCTTACCGGCCGCGTTGTCATACCGGAAGATCCCAGCTATGACGAAGCGAGGCAGAACTACAATCAGGCCATTCAGCAGTACCCGCTGATCATCAATTACTGCCGCGATAAATGGGATGTCGCCAACGCCGTGATCTGGTCGGAAAAATATCATGTGCCGATTCGGATCCGCAACGGCGGCCACAATTATGAAGGCTACTCGAACGGCGACGGCGTTCTGATCATCGACGTGAGCGAAATGATTGACATGGACCTGGATGAGAACAAAAATCTTCTGTATGTTCAGGGCGGCGTGACCAATGGACTGGTGTATGAATTCGTATCCTCTAGAGGATATCCTTTTCCCGGCGGCACCTGCCCGACGGTTGGAGTCGGCGGCTACGCTCTGGGGGGAGGATGGGGACTCTCCTGCCGGCTTCTGGGGCTCGGATGCGACAGCCTTGAGGAGATTGAGCTTGTAAATTACAAGGGTGACATCATCAAGGCGAACCGGACCTGCAACGAGGACCTGTTTTGGGCCTGCCGGGGGGCCGGAGGCGGAAATTTCGGTGTTGTCGTGTCGATGACATTCAGGCTTCCTCCCAAGACGGGGAACGTAACCCTGATCGAAATCGACTACCTTCATGTAACCTCTGGAGAGCAGGAGGAATTTCTTGGGATCTGGCAGGAATGGCTGAAAAGCGCCGACCCCAGGATTACGCTGATTGCAAGAGTGTATCACTCCGTCAACGACGGCCTTGCGATGCTGGCGAGGGGCATCTTTTACGGCGGGCCGGACGAGGCAAGGCAAATGATGAAGCCGTTTCTCGAACTTGCCGGGGCGGAATCCAGCTTTGAGTTTGTAACGTTTCTTGAAGCGGTTACCATGATCGGGAACACTTATCCGCCTTTTGAAAAATTCCAGTCTGCCAGCCGTTTTGTGCTTCAGGATTTCAGCAGGCGGGAGATTTCAGGGCTCGTAGGGTTGATCCGCAGCCGTGCGGAAGGCTCCGTCTTTGCGGGTTTGTCCCTGTATGCGCTCGGCGGCAGAGTCCGCGAAATTTCGACGGACGAGACGGCCTTTTTTTACCGAAAGGCGCACTTTATCATCTGGTTGGAAACCGTTTGGGAGGAAAACCGGTTTGCCAATGAGAACAGGAGCTGGGTAAACGACCGTTTCCCTGCTCTCGCGTTCGTGACAACGGGCTCCTATGTCAATTTTCCTTACAGCAGACTGCCAAACTATCTGGAAGAGTATTATGGAACGCATGTCCGCAGGCTGGAATGGATCAAAAAGAAATACGACCCGGATCATGTTTTCTCATTCCCGCAGGACCTCCGGGGCGAGCCGCCGTTCCAGGCGCGGATCCCCGAAAATCACAGGGATGAGGTCCCGGCGAAAGCGCCGGGTGACGCGGCTTATCGCGGTTTTCGTTATGTTGGGAACCACACCGGCTGAAAGCCGTTTGCCGCGGCCATCCGCCAGTGCTCCGAGCGGGCCGGCGTGAAGGTTCAACGCGGAGCTGCCGATCCCCGAAAATCCCGGCAAGTCCCGTTTTAAACCGCAGAGTACAGCCAGTGCCCGCCGGGCCCCGGCACACATCGGGCTTTTCCCTTGTGAACAAGGTAATCCAAGTGGGATTTTGCTTCCCCCAGGGCGAACATTTTCTGCGCGGGCGGAAAATCGGCCCAGCTTTTCGCCCTGATCTTCCACGACATCTGAGAGGCGGTTTCATAACAGGTCTGTTGAGGCCGGCGGACGAGAATGGAGTGCGTTTCTTCCAGCCGTTTTTCATGATGTGCCAGAAGCTGCTCCACGCGGGCAGCCATGGACATACCTCTGGTTGTGCGGTGGCCTGGAAGGGGGATCCGCACGTCGTAAGCGGCGATTTTTCTCAGGCTTTCCAGATAGTCTCCAAGGCTGTCCTCCACTCCCGGCCAACAGGTGATATTTGGAGTGATGTCAAAAAGGACATGGTCGCCCAGGAACATCAGCCGATTCGCGGCATTGTAAAGGCAGAGATGGCCCGGCGTATGGCCGGGCGTGGAAATACAGGTGAACTGATAACCGCCATAGAAAAGCGAATCGCCGTCCTGAAGCAACTCGGCCCGAAAAGGGGGAGAAATATATTTCCACGCGGGCGTGCTGGCCATGATGGCTTCCATTTCCTCATCGGAAGCGCCCAGGCCGACGTACTCCGGGAAACATTCGCGCCATGTCTTGTCATGCCTGTAATTCTGCTGCAGGCTGTAATCTGTTTTTCCCATAAGGATATGAGCGCCGGCAGCCCCAAAATCCGCGGCGAGGCCGCTGTGGTCGGAATGCATGTGGGTCAGATAAAGGTCGGTTTTGGACACGTCCGCGTTCAGTTCCCTGAGCCCGTCCCGCAAATCAGACCGGCATTCGTCCATGTTGAATCCGGTGTCGATGAGCAGATTCCGCTCATCACCCCGTCCGCGGATGAAATAACTGTTCAGGACCCTGAGCGGATTTCGTGGCAGATTGACCGGAATACGATAGATTCCGTCGAATACTTTGGCGATCATGTTTATGTTTCCAGCTTTCATTTCATGCTGTGGCGCCTGATGCGCAGGCTCCGATGAAAAAGAAGGGATACCCCGGATCTTCATCACGGGATACCCCGACGGAAAAAAGACATGCCAGTTTTTTCCGGAGTTGCGGTCTGTTCCGGATCAGGACGGAGAAAATGGCGACGCTTCCAAGCTCATCAGACGGAGGGTTCCGGAATATTGAAATCCTTGGGTGATTTGGTGGTGGCTCCCGCGCGGTACAGGGTCCAGCAGGTCATGGACTGCCATTTTTCGATGAACGTGTCCGCCTCGTCGCCGGTATAACCCAGAGGCTGCAGGGAGAGGTTCTGACAGAATTTCTGGAAGGTATCGGTTTGATAAGCCTTGTAGAAAGCGTCCTGAAGTGCTTTCACTACGGTGTCCGGAGTCCCCTCCTTGACGAACGCTCCATAGAATGGCCCCCAGTTGTCCAGCATTCCTTTATACTTGCTGTTGCATTCCTCCAGGGTCGGAACGTCGGTAAGCTCTTTGTTTGCACAGCGTTTGTTGGTATAGACTCCGAGGGCTTTCATCTTCCCGGTAGCGATGTACTGGATGGCGGCGGACTGCGCGATCACAGAAGCGTCCACTTCGCCGCTGATCAGAGCGGGCTGCAGCGTGCCGTCTCCATCATAGGTAATGGAGTTGTATTTAATCCCCTCGACCATGCAGGTCAGCGCAAAGCAGTTAAAAGGCAGGCCGCCCACACCGGTCGTTCCGACGTTCAGTTTGCCCGGATTGGCCTTGGCGTAGTCGATCAGGTCCTGGTAGGAGTTAAACTTCGAGTCGGCCGGAACGACTAAAATCCCCACGTTTTTTGCCAAAACGATAACGGGAATATAATTGCTGTAGTCGATGTCACCCAGATTGAGCAATTTATAGAGGGGCGGATTCTCCGCGTTCAGCAGAAGGTTGTATCCGTCGGCAGGCTGGTCGTGGACATATTTTGTCGCGATATAGCCGGTGCCGCCGGTCTTGTTGGTAAGAACAATGGTCGTGCCGAGGTTCTTCGCCGCCAGCGGGCAAATGGTGCGCATGACGTTGTCGGTACCGCCGCCGGCTGCCCAGGCGATGAACCCGTTGATGCTTTTGCCTTTATCGGGATAGGTGCTGTTTCCGCCCGCTGCGTTGCCCCCGCCCGTTGTGCCGCTGCAGCCCGTCGCAAGAATAAGGATTGTCATGGATGCCAGAATGATGGACAAGATTCTTTTCATATTTTACCCCTCCTAAAGTTTCACCGGTTCAGTAAAGGATTGCGGGCCGGTCCCGCCGCCCTCTTCCGCCTTTCAGCTTTCTGTGGCGCTTTTTTTGCGGAATAGGGCCAAAAACCGCTGCTTAGTGCTTTTGGGAATCGCTATAAAAATAACGAACAGAAGAAGAATCAGGGAAATCGGATGAGTAAAGAAACCGGCGACGAATTCACCCAACTGGCCGTGTGCGATATTCATGGCCC
This window contains:
- a CDS encoding NAD(P)-dependent malic enzyme, which gives rise to MDYAKESLRLHAFWKGKLEVVSKVPVTNSRELALAYTPGVAQPCLEIQKDIGKSFDLTGRWNTIAVVTDGSAVLGLGDIGPEAGMPVMEGKCVLFKAFGGVDAFPLCVRTKDVDEFVNTVYLISGSFGGINLEDISAPRCFEIERKLKEKCDIPIFHDDQHGTAVITLAGLTNALKVVGKKKENVRIVTSGAGAAAVSIVRLLLSAGFRDITMCDRSGAIYKGREKGMNWIKEEMAGITNPDRRAGSLADMLKGADVFIGVSAPGLVTAEMVKTMNRDAVIFACANPTPEIFPDEAKAGGARVVSTGRSDFPNQINNVLAFPGIFRGALDVRASDINEKMKLAAADALSGLVGEKELKADYIIPQAFDPRVKDAVSRAVAKAARESGAAGR
- a CDS encoding DUF4317 domain-containing protein, yielding MSRNMMNEKEIAEIRRRFRPDKSNINRIRGCYVNDQKEIVSEFRQSLGLMPQEESEELLTILKKTLSGAVGKNLIDIEFTTQQVLEGGEHKLLMRLRDSSLEDDAAVRQFYENAIQTLDVEGNYLILLAYDKYDVPFYSKDGEKQEDSSEVFSYFLCSICPVKMLKPSLGFYVSENEFRNITSDWIVSPPELGFMFPAFSDRSANLYNAVYYTRNLAENHKEFVEAVFKSEIPMPAAAQKETFESILGDAVADDCSIDVVQTVHEQLSEMIEEHKANKEDPLLISKETVKGILQSCGVSDSHMAQFGEKYDSEFGAGTEVCPQNIIDHKQFEIRTPDVTVRVNPERSDLVETRVIDGTKYILIRADEGIEVNGVNINIS
- the larA gene encoding nickel-dependent lactate racemase encodes the protein MKTIQLPYGRSTLDLHVEERNLAAVITAPMHGFRAEKSEREIIRDALDHPIGSRSLRELAEGKKKVVIVTSDHTRAVPSKITLPILLSEIRAGNPEADITILIATGLHRPTTEEEQRKMFGDEIVDHEKITVNNAFQPGDFVSVRKLPSGADFKVHHLAAECDLLVTEGFIEPHFFAGFSGGRKSILPGICSQETVNENHSFQAIASPCAKAGVLERNPIHEDMVCAARAVNVQFILNVALDGEKKVIAAFAGDLEQAHEKGCDFIRKLSQCPAVTGDIVVTSNGGYPLDQNLYQAPKAVATAEACAEEDGVIVMCASCVDGMGGTHFEKLIVSGTAEEIEDRLSKIPPKETIPEQWCAQIYARILKKHKIILVTTYLDHNLVRKANMIPASSPDEALAIAYGIKGKDARVVVIPDGVSVLAVK
- a CDS encoding UxaA family hydrolase, whose product is MSVKLALKINDRDNVATIFADGIVSGSEVEVRDKQGNAERIKVGGDIPYGHKIALKDIHPGEKIFKYGEEIGVATKEIEKGEYVHVHNLDSMRGRGDLEGEAVK
- a CDS encoding FAD-binding oxidoreductase; this encodes MNYNLCGLTGRVVIPEDPSYDEARQNYNQAIQQYPLIINYCRDKWDVANAVIWSEKYHVPIRIRNGGHNYEGYSNGDGVLIIDVSEMIDMDLDENKNLLYVQGGVTNGLVYEFVSSRGYPFPGGTCPTVGVGGYALGGGWGLSCRLLGLGCDSLEEIELVNYKGDIIKANRTCNEDLFWACRGAGGGNFGVVVSMTFRLPPKTGNVTLIEIDYLHVTSGEQEEFLGIWQEWLKSADPRITLIARVYHSVNDGLAMLARGIFYGGPDEARQMMKPFLELAGAESSFEFVTFLEAVTMIGNTYPPFEKFQSASRFVLQDFSRREISGLVGLIRSRAEGSVFAGLSLYALGGRVREISTDETAFFYRKAHFIIWLETVWEENRFANENRSWVNDRFPALAFVTTGSYVNFPYSRLPNYLEEYYGTHVRRLEWIKKKYDPDHVFSFPQDLRGEPPFQARIPENHRDEVPAKAPGDAAYRGFRYVGNHTG
- a CDS encoding nitroreductase family protein, translated to MIQNEVLDAIHSRRSTRSFTGEQIGTEQLETLLDAAVWAPSGGNNQSWLFTAVQDREALLRLNELVREGFRHWAPDDSYPGKLAAKTASQKESYNFYYHAPTVIIASNKPDYENAMADCSLGLENIFLAAQSMGLGSCYLNQLHWLRDDPGVRIYLFELGIPKEHTICSAAAIGQIGKASAPPARKPNTVHIVR
- a CDS encoding UxaA family hydrolase, with the protein product MKFMGYVRPDGRVGARNHVAVIPSVICANDVAQAVVGQVQGTVGFFHHQGCCQLPPDLERVTDTLIGLGCSPNVGAVLIVSLGCEGTDHERMMETIAKTGKPVKIIRIQELGGASRAIQAGIDAAQELAGRISGLQREPADLSNAVMAIKCGASDTTSGMASNCVVGYVADKMVDLGATVVFGETTEFIGAEHILARRAVNREVADRIYEIVDRMETRAKSLGCDMRKGQPTPGNIAGGLSSIEEKSLGAIVKSGNRPIQGVLEYPEMVTTQKGLWIKDTPGREPEILTGMACTGAQFMMFSTGRGAPQGFPSMPVVKICGNPNTYERMSHDMDLNAGLIIKGEKTIEQVGEEAFQKALCVLNGEMTKNEAIRYFNSIDIHTLGPVI
- a CDS encoding winged helix-turn-helix transcriptional regulator: MGKECGKSKTVHAKKCAVTRALEVIGGKWRLPIIWELSAQESMRYNELRRHLDGITNIMLTRALQGLEKNGLVQRVELERIPPHVEYSLTESCKQLLPALEIINEWGKSRMLDAGCEETGSDKNLIHTDIK
- a CDS encoding flavodoxin family protein, whose product is MKVIAVNGSPRKSWNTATLLQKALDGAASAGAETELIHLYDLKYRGCTSCFACKRKDGIPGHCAMRDELTDVLEKITRCDVLLLGTPIYFSNITGEMLSFLERLLFSSMTYNIGERCTFPGKISSAFIYTMNVPADAMEKLGYRALFDHYQSLLERLGGPSEILVSNDTYQFDDYSLYEASMFNEKHKAQVRAEQFPIDCRKAFEMGARLAGK
- a CDS encoding LysR family transcriptional regulator; translation: MEFRDILYVLNVAETKNFTQAANNLFVSQPALSQSIQRLEHELGTCLFQRSHHQVALTPAGETFCRDGKKILELTKQMKRNVQETDQLKNQKLSIGVSPFYEKYYLSQILPEFKKQYSDIDIRVIENYTYELEQLVKAGKLDLCIMTLPLTVPSLSFVPIFKEKIVLAVPPCHWSTRLGSGEGGKKNPPIDLALFKDEPYIMYKPGRRMRKASLQLCREAGFSPNIVFETQSCEAINAMITQGMGVGFLPIAIESLCPHDQRPVYYSINSQRAVRTFAIVYDKKNRRSLTLNQFIKMIPQKTQGPTKPSFGEMEPSA